One stretch of Streptomyces agglomeratus DNA includes these proteins:
- a CDS encoding oxygenase MpaB family protein, producing the protein MKRYDRLKEIRRLDPETDFLTIYRLTATYEFPWDYTRALELALYRTYAVPSIGRLLAETAELTGRSQKRYDDTALLLDTVVEHGFDSEDGRTAIRRINQMHRSYDISNEDMRYVLCTFVVMPKRWIDSYGWRRLSDHELRASATYYRVLGKHMGITDLPRSFEEFERCLDTYEAEHFGWDEGARTVSDATLALMASWYPRPLAPLVRRASIALLDDALLRAFRYDAPPPAARAVVRGALRLRARAVRLLPPRGTPHYARQNPEIRSYPGGYTVANLGTFPTPGTGGCPVPRTRPSAAAAE; encoded by the coding sequence TTGAAGCGATACGACCGGCTGAAAGAGATCCGGCGGCTCGACCCGGAAACGGACTTTCTGACGATCTACCGGCTCACAGCGACGTACGAGTTCCCCTGGGACTACACCCGCGCACTGGAGCTCGCCCTCTACCGCACGTACGCCGTCCCCAGCATCGGCCGTCTCCTGGCCGAGACGGCGGAGCTGACCGGCCGTTCCCAGAAGCGCTACGACGACACCGCGCTGCTCCTGGACACCGTTGTGGAGCACGGTTTCGACAGCGAGGACGGTCGCACCGCCATCCGCCGCATCAACCAGATGCACCGCAGCTACGACATCAGCAATGAAGACATGCGTTATGTGCTCTGCACGTTCGTCGTCATGCCGAAGCGCTGGATCGACTCCTACGGCTGGCGACGGCTGTCGGACCACGAGCTGCGGGCTTCCGCCACGTACTACCGCGTGCTCGGCAAGCACATGGGCATCACCGATCTCCCGCGGTCCTTCGAGGAGTTCGAGCGCTGCCTCGACACGTACGAGGCCGAGCACTTCGGCTGGGACGAAGGGGCGCGTACGGTCTCGGACGCGACCCTCGCGCTCATGGCGTCCTGGTATCCCCGCCCCCTCGCGCCCCTGGTACGCCGCGCAAGCATCGCTCTCCTCGACGACGCGCTCCTGCGAGCCTTCCGCTATGACGCACCGCCGCCGGCCGCCCGGGCGGTGGTCCGGGGCGCGCTGCGGCTGCGCGCCCGCGCCGTGCGCCTGCTGCCCCCGCGCGGCACGCCGCACTACGCCCGTCAGAACCCCGAGATCAGGAGCTACCCCGGCGGCTACACGGTCGCGAATCTGGGGACGTTCCCGACTCCCGGGACGGGCGGCTGCCCAGTCCCGCGCACCCGGCCGTCGGCTGCCGCCGCCGAGTGA
- a CDS encoding tannase/feruloyl esterase family alpha/beta hydrolase, with protein MRLSRGVPLAAALLMVLTTVGTTDAEALVTETSSCTRPDLPRVPGAEHQRVACLPDLTTAGLAGTAYTDIADQAGLSAKGTKNPSGVPGTQIDGYFPDDSRFNATHGWRHDAQFVIRMPERWNGGLVVTGAPGTRRQYATDALISDHVLAQGYAYAATDKGNSGPDFYKDGRRPGDAVAEWNRRTTELTRAARRTLAQWYGHAPRRTYMTGISNGGYLTRWQLENHPGLYDGGVDWEGALWTADGGGLLGSLPVTVARSLGRAQDEDLLKAGFAPGSRFLWPYHEKAYWGLTQKIYRAEFDPSYDPACPGPSAGATLPEILAPCASDADYDYAARPESVHRAVGRVALTGRIGRPMITLHGDLDTLLPIATDSDVYERMVTQRGRSRLHRYYTVEGGTHVDSLHDTYPDRLRPVLPCYRSAFTALVAWVEDGSVPPTDRTIARPAGGDVVNTCALS; from the coding sequence ATGCGCCTGTCCAGAGGCGTCCCGCTCGCCGCCGCACTTCTCATGGTGCTGACCACCGTCGGCACCACCGACGCGGAGGCCCTTGTCACCGAGACCAGCTCTTGTACGCGGCCGGACCTTCCCCGCGTGCCGGGAGCAGAACATCAACGGGTGGCATGCCTTCCCGACCTGACCACCGCGGGGCTGGCCGGCACGGCGTACACCGACATCGCCGACCAGGCGGGGCTGTCCGCGAAGGGCACGAAGAACCCCTCCGGTGTGCCGGGGACGCAGATCGACGGCTACTTCCCCGACGATTCGCGCTTCAACGCCACCCACGGGTGGCGGCACGACGCCCAGTTCGTCATCCGGATGCCGGAACGCTGGAACGGCGGTCTCGTGGTCACCGGTGCACCTGGTACGCGCAGGCAGTACGCGACGGACGCTCTCATCTCCGACCACGTGCTGGCGCAGGGTTACGCGTACGCGGCGACCGACAAGGGGAACAGCGGCCCGGACTTCTACAAGGACGGCCGCAGGCCCGGCGACGCGGTGGCGGAGTGGAACCGGCGTACGACGGAGCTGACGCGCGCCGCCCGCAGGACCCTCGCGCAGTGGTACGGACACGCGCCCCGGCGTACGTACATGACCGGCATCTCCAATGGTGGCTACCTGACCCGCTGGCAGCTGGAGAACCACCCCGGGCTCTACGACGGCGGGGTCGACTGGGAGGGTGCCCTGTGGACCGCCGACGGCGGTGGTCTCCTCGGTTCGCTGCCGGTCACCGTGGCCCGGAGCCTGGGCCGCGCACAGGACGAGGATCTGCTGAAGGCCGGGTTCGCTCCCGGCTCGCGGTTCCTGTGGCCGTACCACGAGAAGGCGTACTGGGGTCTGACGCAGAAGATCTACCGCGCGGAGTTCGATCCGTCGTACGACCCGGCCTGCCCCGGGCCGTCGGCCGGTGCGACGCTGCCCGAGATCCTCGCGCCCTGTGCGTCGGACGCGGACTACGACTACGCGGCACGTCCGGAGTCCGTGCACCGCGCGGTGGGACGGGTCGCGCTGACGGGGCGGATCGGCAGGCCGATGATCACGCTGCACGGTGACCTGGACACCCTCCTGCCGATCGCCACCGACTCCGACGTCTACGAGCGGATGGTGACGCAGCGGGGCCGGTCCCGGCTGCACCGCTACTACACCGTCGAGGGCGGGACCCATGTCGACTCGCTCCACGACACGTATCCCGACCGTCTGCGGCCGGTCCTGCCCTGTTACCGCTCCGCGTTCACCGCGCTCGTGGCCTGGGTGGAGGACGGGTCCGTTCCGCCCACGGACCGGACGATCGCCAGGCCGGCGGGCGGCGACGTGGTCAACACCTGTGCGCTGAGCTGA
- a CDS encoding ATP-binding protein produces the protein MRRPRRTPGAETPSRPAPPARGRRAHAGPPADEHTDASLGAQQRADTRKHTAAAPRERWRLRPRTVRAKIVSLLMVPVVSLLALWAFATVTTAQDVAAQQQLRRVDEDVRVPVATTVAELQAERRAAVRFLAAPDDDRADTLEQQAGRTDRAADRLRLGDGHTVADGADLPDTVATRLRTFVSGTERLSALRTRVLDRTADWDTAYAQYTRTIQDAFGVTGALTGIQDARPGTDARVLLEFARAGEMLAREDALLSSAQLGRTFDAQRQSQFTGAAETRRNLTESSVADLPDTERASWRSLTGESAYGELLAAEDKVIAAPPGRKAARAVPAATWERAYTAVQRSMREIGTQADRNAPVRADPLAHGVLTPAGAAVLLGLGAVAASLVISVRIGRGLVVELVSLRNSALEIARCKLPDAMDRLRAGEEIDIGTEAPRRPPADDEIGQVGEALDTVHRAAVGAAVERAELASGVSGIFVNLARRSQVLVHRQLNLLDAMERRADDPGELGDLFRLDHLTTRMRRHAESLIILSGAAPGRAWRMPVPLTNVVRAAVSEIEDYARVEVRPLPEAAVAGTAVADLTHLLAELVENAAQFSPPHTKVRVTGEPVGNGYALEIEDRGLGMGKESLSAANRRIEQSEALDLFDSDRLGLFVVSRLASRHGIKVQLRDSPYGGTTAVVLLPIALLQSPATKGGAAQRTSVRTEHENGLPRKDERAPRPGPVLVPGPSPSRTDAYASTAQAPRPALAVQPPPEPQPQQPSGARALRLHSRIAEPDVPGNDESGLPRRVRQASLVPQLREAPPPPDPCPAGPADGDDEPGRTPEQARDRMTAYRSGWTRGSEGDHE, from the coding sequence ATGCGCAGACCCCGCAGGACCCCGGGCGCCGAAACACCCTCCCGGCCCGCGCCGCCGGCGCGTGGACGACGGGCGCACGCGGGTCCCCCCGCCGACGAGCACACCGACGCGTCCCTCGGCGCGCAACAACGCGCCGACACCCGGAAGCACACGGCAGCAGCCCCCCGGGAGCGGTGGCGACTGCGCCCGAGAACCGTGCGGGCGAAAATCGTCTCGCTCCTCATGGTGCCCGTAGTCTCCCTGCTCGCCCTCTGGGCCTTCGCCACCGTCACGACCGCGCAGGACGTGGCCGCACAGCAACAGCTGCGGCGCGTCGACGAAGACGTCCGCGTACCCGTCGCCACCACCGTCGCCGAACTCCAGGCGGAACGCCGCGCCGCCGTTCGCTTCCTGGCCGCCCCTGACGACGACCGCGCGGACACGCTGGAGCAACAGGCCGGACGCACCGACCGCGCGGCGGACAGACTCCGGCTCGGCGACGGACACACCGTCGCCGACGGCGCGGACCTTCCGGACACGGTGGCGACCAGACTCCGCACCTTCGTGTCCGGTACGGAACGTCTTAGCGCCCTGCGCACCCGTGTCCTCGACCGCACCGCCGACTGGGACACGGCGTACGCGCAGTACACGCGGACCATCCAGGACGCGTTCGGCGTCACAGGGGCGCTCACCGGCATCCAGGACGCCCGGCCGGGGACCGACGCACGTGTCCTCCTCGAGTTCGCACGGGCTGGTGAAATGCTGGCACGCGAGGACGCGCTGCTCTCCTCCGCCCAGCTCGGCCGCACCTTCGACGCGCAGCGGCAGAGCCAGTTCACCGGAGCGGCGGAGACGCGCAGGAACCTGACCGAATCCTCCGTCGCCGACCTGCCGGACACCGAGCGCGCGTCCTGGCGTTCACTCACCGGTGAGAGCGCCTACGGCGAGCTACTCGCCGCCGAGGACAAGGTGATCGCCGCGCCGCCCGGCCGAAAGGCCGCCCGGGCCGTCCCCGCCGCCACCTGGGAACGCGCGTACACGGCCGTCCAGCGCTCCATGCGCGAAATCGGGACGCAGGCCGACAGGAACGCTCCGGTGCGCGCCGATCCGCTCGCCCACGGTGTGCTCACACCCGCCGGAGCGGCCGTGCTCCTGGGACTCGGGGCCGTCGCCGCCTCCCTCGTCATCTCCGTACGCATCGGCCGGGGGCTCGTCGTCGAACTCGTCAGCCTGCGCAACAGCGCACTGGAGATCGCCCGGTGCAAGCTGCCCGACGCGATGGACAGGCTCCGTGCCGGTGAAGAGATCGACATCGGGACGGAAGCCCCCCGGCGGCCGCCCGCGGACGACGAGATCGGCCAGGTCGGCGAAGCCCTCGACACGGTGCACCGCGCGGCCGTCGGCGCCGCCGTGGAACGCGCCGAACTCGCCAGCGGTGTATCGGGAATCTTCGTCAACCTGGCAAGGCGCAGCCAGGTCCTCGTCCACCGCCAGCTCAACCTGCTCGACGCCATGGAACGCCGCGCCGACGATCCCGGCGAGCTCGGCGACCTCTTCCGCCTCGACCACCTCACCACCCGGATGCGCAGACACGCGGAGAGCCTGATCATCCTGTCCGGAGCCGCTCCGGGACGTGCCTGGCGCATGCCGGTACCGCTCACCAACGTCGTACGCGCCGCCGTCTCCGAGATCGAGGACTACGCGCGCGTGGAGGTGCGTCCGCTGCCGGAAGCGGCTGTCGCGGGCACCGCCGTCGCCGACCTCACCCACCTTCTCGCCGAACTCGTCGAGAACGCCGCCCAGTTCTCCCCGCCGCACACCAAGGTGCGCGTCACCGGCGAACCGGTGGGCAACGGGTACGCCCTGGAGATCGAGGACCGCGGTCTCGGCATGGGCAAGGAATCCCTGTCCGCGGCGAACCGGAGGATCGAACAGTCCGAAGCGCTCGACCTCTTCGACAGCGACAGGCTCGGCCTCTTCGTGGTCAGCCGGCTCGCCTCCCGGCACGGCATCAAAGTCCAGCTGCGCGACTCCCCGTACGGTGGTACGACGGCCGTCGTACTACTGCCCATCGCGCTGCTCCAGAGCCCCGCCACCAAGGGAGGGGCCGCGCAACGGACATCGGTTCGCACGGAACACGAGAACGGCCTTCCGCGCAAGGATGAGAGGGCGCCCCGGCCGGGACCGGTTCTCGTGCCCGGTCCGAGCCCTTCCCGTACGGACGCGTACGCCTCCACCGCACAGGCGCCGCGCCCCGCCCTCGCGGTCCAGCCGCCACCGGAGCCGCAACCACAGCAGCCGTCCGGAGCCAGGGCACTGCGCCTGCACAGCCGCATCGCGGAACCGGACGTTCCCGGGAACGACGAAAGCGGCCTCCCGAGAAGGGTCCGGCAGGCCAGCCTCGTCCCACAACTGCGGGAAGCACCGCCGCCGCCCGATCCGTGTCCGGCGGGCCCTGCCGACGGTGACGACGAACCGGGACGCACCCCGGAACAGGCAAGGGACCGAATGACGGCCTACCGCAGCGGGTGGACCCGCGGCAGCGAAGGAGACCACGAATGA
- a CDS encoding class I SAM-dependent methyltransferase gives MADDHTHVQEFFTARAADWDTRFPDDGPAYAAAVSGLGLRAGDAVLDAGCGTGRALPFLREAVGPAGSVLGVDLTPAMLEAAVHAGRHSAARLLVADVARLPVRTGALDAVFGAGLISHLPRPAEDLRELARVVRPGGLLALFHPIGRAALAARQGRQITADDLRAEPRLRPLLAGSGWRMTSYTDEDDRFLALALREE, from the coding sequence ATGGCCGACGACCACACGCACGTTCAGGAATTCTTCACGGCCCGCGCCGCGGACTGGGACACCCGTTTCCCGGACGACGGACCGGCCTACGCCGCCGCGGTGTCCGGCCTCGGGCTGCGGGCGGGTGACGCCGTGCTCGACGCCGGCTGCGGCACGGGGCGTGCGCTGCCCTTCCTGCGCGAAGCCGTGGGCCCCGCGGGCTCGGTGCTGGGCGTCGATCTGACCCCGGCGATGCTGGAGGCGGCCGTGCACGCGGGCCGCCACAGCGCCGCGCGGCTGCTCGTCGCCGATGTGGCCCGGCTGCCTGTGCGCACGGGCGCCCTGGACGCCGTCTTCGGTGCCGGGCTGATCTCCCACCTCCCCCGGCCGGCCGAGGATCTGCGCGAGCTGGCCAGGGTGGTGCGGCCCGGCGGACTGCTTGCGCTGTTCCATCCCATCGGCCGGGCGGCCCTCGCGGCTCGCCAGGGGCGGCAGATCACCGCGGACGACCTGCGCGCCGAGCCCAGGCTCCGCCCGCTGCTGGCGGGTTCCGGGTGGCGGATGACGTCGTACACCGACGAGGACGACCGGTTCCTGGCACTCGCCCTGCGCGAGGAGTGA
- a CDS encoding MOSC domain-containing protein: MSGTVTAVSSNGEYSFTKPNRDSITLLAGLGVEGDVHAGITVKHRSRVAQDPTRPNLRQVHLIHAELFAELLREGFTVEPGQLGENITTSGIDLLGLPEGTLLHVGEQAVVEVTGLRNPCLQIDAFQDGLLKQVVGRDEAGNIVRKAGIMSIVRTGGEVRPGDQVRVVLPAEPHRPLEQV; the protein is encoded by the coding sequence ATGAGCGGCACAGTCACGGCGGTCAGCAGCAACGGCGAGTACTCGTTCACCAAGCCGAACAGGGACAGCATCACGCTGCTGGCCGGTCTCGGTGTGGAAGGCGACGTGCACGCGGGAATCACGGTCAAGCACCGTTCCCGGGTCGCGCAGGACCCCACTCGGCCGAACCTGCGCCAGGTGCACCTCATACATGCGGAACTGTTCGCCGAGCTGCTCCGGGAGGGCTTCACGGTCGAGCCGGGGCAGCTCGGCGAGAACATCACCACCAGTGGAATCGACCTGCTCGGGCTTCCGGAAGGCACCCTGCTGCACGTCGGTGAGCAAGCCGTCGTGGAGGTCACGGGCCTGCGCAACCCGTGCCTCCAGATCGACGCCTTCCAGGACGGCCTCCTGAAGCAGGTCGTCGGCCGGGACGAGGCGGGCAACATCGTGCGCAAGGCCGGGATCATGAGCATCGTCCGGACGGGCGGCGAGGTGCGGCCCGGCGACCAGGTCCGGGTGGTCCTGCCCGCGGAGCCGCACCGTCCCCTGGAGCAGGTCTGA
- a CDS encoding MHYT domain-containing protein, whose amino-acid sequence MGHLDHATFGWLTPVLSYAMAVIGAALALRCTVRALDASGRSRRNWLITGASAIGTGIWTMHFVAMLGFGVTGTEIHYNVPLTVLSLLVAMLVVGAGVFAVGYGRDRGRALLLGGLTTGLGVASMHYLGMAALRLHGSVSYDPALVALSVVIAIVAATAALWAALNIKSPVAVAVASLVMGAAVSSMHYTGMAAVSVRVSPSGQDLPGATAMQFVFPLAVGLGSYLFLTAAFVALSPTARERAAYVNASAERPAETAVP is encoded by the coding sequence ATGGGACACCTGGACCACGCCACCTTCGGCTGGCTGACACCCGTGCTGTCGTACGCGATGGCCGTCATCGGCGCCGCCCTCGCCCTGCGGTGCACCGTGCGAGCGCTCGATGCGAGCGGGCGCTCGCGTCGCAACTGGCTGATCACCGGGGCCTCCGCCATCGGGACCGGCATCTGGACCATGCACTTCGTAGCGATGCTCGGTTTCGGCGTCACCGGCACCGAAATCCACTACAACGTGCCCCTGACGGTCCTCAGTCTGCTCGTCGCGATGCTCGTCGTCGGCGCCGGAGTGTTCGCGGTCGGGTACGGCCGCGACCGCGGCAGGGCGCTGCTCCTCGGCGGCCTGACCACCGGGCTGGGCGTGGCGAGCATGCACTACCTCGGAATGGCCGCGCTGCGCCTCCACGGCTCGGTCTCGTACGACCCGGCGCTCGTCGCCCTGTCCGTTGTCATCGCGATCGTCGCCGCGACCGCCGCCCTGTGGGCGGCCCTGAACATCAAGTCGCCGGTCGCGGTCGCTGTCGCCTCCCTCGTCATGGGAGCGGCGGTCAGCAGCATGCACTACACGGGAATGGCCGCCGTCAGCGTCCGGGTCAGTCCCTCGGGCCAGGACCTGCCGGGGGCCACGGCCATGCAGTTCGTCTTCCCCCTCGCCGTGGGACTGGGGTCGTACCTCTTCCTCACCGCCGCCTTTGTCGCACTCTCGCCCACGGCGCGCGAGCGCGCCGCCTACGTCAACGCCTCCGCCGAACGGCCGGCAGAAACGGCCGTTCCCTAG
- a CDS encoding fatty acid desaturase family protein, whose translation MPQAATVAEPTTGTSGSDFAPLLRSAREQGLLKRRTGWYALGIASNLLAMAVVVAGMVLVGDSWWVLTFALPLTVLWARTAFVAHDAGHAQITGSRRVSLAVSLVHSNLLLGMNQAWWNDKHVRHHANPNHIDKDPDVGVGALVWTQKQAEQREGFARWLTRNQARLFFPMLLLEGFALKIYGFQYLRRQPVRARVLEGSLLVVHLAGYFAFLLAVMSPGKAVVFALLHHALFGLHLGMAFAPNHKGMEMPDPDGERWGHLRRQVVTSRNVRGGILTDWFLGGLNYQIEHHLFPSMARPNLRLAQPLVRAHCEALGVSYAETGLIDSYRQALTHMHDVGAPLRTDGTDGTDGTDRSPQEAAV comes from the coding sequence ATGCCCCAGGCCGCCACTGTCGCGGAACCCACGACAGGCACCTCGGGGAGCGACTTCGCCCCGCTCCTGCGCAGCGCCAGAGAGCAGGGGCTCCTGAAGCGGCGCACCGGCTGGTACGCGCTGGGAATCGCGTCCAACCTGCTCGCCATGGCCGTCGTCGTCGCCGGCATGGTGCTCGTCGGTGACTCCTGGTGGGTGCTCACGTTCGCCCTTCCCCTGACCGTGTTGTGGGCGCGTACCGCCTTCGTCGCCCACGACGCGGGCCACGCGCAGATAACCGGCAGCCGCAGGGTGAGCCTCGCTGTCAGCCTCGTCCACAGCAATCTGCTGCTCGGCATGAATCAGGCGTGGTGGAACGACAAGCACGTACGCCACCACGCGAACCCCAACCACATCGACAAGGACCCCGATGTCGGCGTGGGAGCACTGGTCTGGACGCAGAAGCAGGCCGAACAGCGCGAGGGGTTCGCCCGCTGGCTCACCCGCAATCAGGCGCGCCTGTTCTTCCCGATGCTGCTGCTCGAAGGCTTCGCCCTGAAGATCTACGGCTTTCAGTACCTGCGCCGCCAGCCGGTGCGTGCACGCGTACTGGAGGGCTCGCTGCTCGTGGTGCACCTCGCCGGGTACTTCGCGTTCCTGCTCGCCGTCATGTCGCCCGGCAAGGCCGTCGTGTTCGCGCTGCTGCACCACGCGCTGTTCGGCCTCCACCTGGGCATGGCGTTCGCGCCCAACCACAAGGGCATGGAGATGCCGGACCCCGACGGCGAGCGCTGGGGCCACCTGCGCCGGCAGGTCGTGACTTCCCGCAACGTGCGCGGCGGGATACTCACCGACTGGTTCCTCGGCGGCCTGAACTACCAGATAGAGCACCACCTCTTCCCGAGCATGGCGCGACCGAATCTGCGGCTCGCCCAGCCGCTGGTGCGTGCGCACTGCGAGGCGCTCGGGGTGTCGTACGCGGAGACCGGCCTGATCGATTCCTACCGGCAGGCACTGACGCACATGCACGATGTCGGCGCACCACTCAGGACCGACGGCACCGACGGGACGGACGGGACCGACAGGTCGCCGCAGGAGGCGGCCGTCTAG